A window of Strigops habroptila isolate Jane chromosome 5, bStrHab1.2.pri, whole genome shotgun sequence genomic DNA:
TACATCTCATATCTGGGTGCAGCAAGGCACATTACTTGGGTGCAAAGCATTAGGGACACCTTTCCAATTTtgccctggcacagctggaagcacagcacaggggctgcagcctcatcccagctgaaaagcagcacctGGTTATACAGACATGTCTTTAGGTATGTAAACATGCTGGCTCTATAAAAAAGTGGAAATCCCAGTGTCAAAAGCACAGGCAGGATACATACTGTCAAAAAACAAGTCCATGTAGGCTTTTAGTGAGATGAAGCTCTTTACtctctgcaaaatgttttcctggGGCTAGACTAGGTCCTGGTGTCATAactgtccctgcccaaggcaggcaGTGGTAGAAATAGAtgatcattaaggtcccttctaaaccaaaccattctatgattctatgactgaatAGCCAGGGTGAAATCTTGGCCCCGATGACCTCAGTGGGACAAAGAGCTCATCTCTGATGTcgcaggcagctctgctgaccCCGGCTGGGAATGGGAGGCTGCAGCTGAGCCTCACTTTCTCACCTTCTTGCCTGTGAGTTGTCTTCTTTCTATGCTACACCCTTCTGCGACTGCATTGCCCCCATACCCACCCTCGCTTGTCTTCTGCGGTTGGTCCGGACTCTAGGAATCAACCACTATCATACTCAGGTTGTTGCTGAAGATGATCCTCCCGtcctttttgctgctgcacTCTGGCTGGCAGagagcctcctgcagctgccgCCGCAGACCTGGGGGGGCGGTGCCCAGGAAGTTTTTTGTCCCCGTCAGGAAATCCATCATGCAGCCTCCAACCAGGTCCCCCTCGATAAAGCACTCAGTGATATCCCAGCCCGATGGGAACTCATAAACGCAGTATTCAATACCAAgtctctttaaaatatttgcaatgcCGTTGGAGGTGATGTAGTGGCCACTGTCAGTGGAAGGCAAACAGTGCCTGTACTTCTTCCATAAGGTGGCCCATCCACTACTGTCTGCCAGAACAGGAGGGAAGGTTACTTTTGCAAAGCCAAAGCAGTCAAACACCAGCTAATGCAACTACTAAATGAGTTTGAAATACTCCCTCGCTGCTGACCCAGACCTTGCCAGGAGCAGAAGAGCTTTCCCCTTACTTGAGTCCACTTACAAATATCCACGCCTGGAGATAGGTAAACCTGTGATCTCCCTCACTTCTCCTTCCAAAACTCTCccatttaaagaaaactcaTGGGAGATGGTCTCAGGCATTGGATTTGCCCAGAAGGAGTACACACAGAGGTACCAGTGTACTGAGGCTGCACATGCACGCTACCTATTAAGTGCCCTTTGCTAGAATACTGTAGATGTTTTTATACATCAAACCTGAATTTTAAGTGCATATTGAAGCataaatacttgaaaaagaCAGTCCCAGCTAGCAAGGGAAACAGCCTACCAGCAATATGAGAGGGAGTATTAATGGCAAACATGGGGAAGAACCCTACCCCCAAAGATAGGTCCTACCAAGAGCTCAGGTTATGTTTATATAGTGATGATTTCACCATGAAGAAGGTTTGATCCTCATTCATGAATAGTTACACTTCTCTCTAGCCAGTAACTTCAAAGCAGGAGGTCTTTTTTAGGTATGGAGCTAGTTATCTATTTCATAAGCAGGGAAGCAAGACCACAAAGGGGTCCCATTAGACATTGGAGTCCAAGAGGCTAAGCCCAAGGTTACATGCTTCCtatgaaatacagcatttgttttatttaattactcTAGAAGAATAAGCGCTACTGAAATCCCGAGATAACTATTTGTGGCTCTCAAACTTCATAGCTGGACAAAATATCAGCAACgaagcaaaaaataaaggatGCCTCTTACCTGATAAAATTATGATCAGGAGTTTACCATGATGGTTGAggcagctgtggaaaaacttgATAGTATTGAGAATATCCTCCACACGGTACAGCATCTAGAAGTGACAGAGTTGCACGCAGCCATTATTCTTCCTCCACAGTGCAATGGCCGTTCAAAGGCTTAAACACTTTCTCTATAGAGTTGTTTTTAGTTACCTCCCAGTTGCTTCCCAGGCTGTCCTGACTCAGCATGCACATTTAGGGATGCCCCGTAGGACTGAGCATCACCAGCTCTCCACTGGCAACAACAGCCTGGGGTCGGACCCAGGAACCCTCTACTCAGCTTCAGCCACCAGATATTGAGGAATTTGCACTAGGACAAAGCAGGGCTCATCTCAAAGGCTGCCATAGGGACTTGTAACTTGACCCATCCATAAAACCCCTGAAACACTTTCTGGTTGTGAAATCAGCttttatgaaatgaaagcaagatgTAATGAATAACagatattttgcaaaatataatTTGGCACATACAACATGAGTGTCATCAGTATCAGCGACACAGCAGCATTATTTCTAGCCCAAAACCTGACACAAATGTTCTTTCATAAAACTTTCCCTTCAGTGCCATCCAAACTACTCTGATAAGGCAAAAAAATCAAGGTCTTTTGTGGCAGCAAAGCATAACTGTTGGTCTCTCAGGACAGCCTGAGACTTCTGTTTTATTATCCACCATACACAGTTAAACCAGCACAAACCAGAGACCAAAACCACAGTGGATAGGGAATGAGGTTTGATGTTTgtagagctgctgcagaagttATGGCACATGGGAgagctgtgctcagctctggTCTCCCTAATTTCATGCATACAGCAGAAGTGAAGGGAGTGGTTAAAGCTAACACTTCTATATTAAAACAATACTCCATTACCTGGATCATATGGATGAAGTCGAATTTCTTCTGTGCACCTTTCTCTTTCACCTGTTGTTCATACTCTGAGGAAGTGAGCTGGTGCCAACTAAAAGAGACATTTTGAAGGTCTGGAGCTTGGTTCACCaactctgttttaaaaagtcgtagaaaaacatgattttcacagaacagcagaaaaacccATCATTCAAATTGACAGTTCTTGCTGTACCCCAGGCAGCAAGTATAACCTTACCTTTGTAAGCTGCCACATGTTGTGGGTTGGGTTCCACAATTTCGTTGTCAATAAGGACACCTGGGTGTGCAGCCTGCAGTATCCTGATCATTTTCAAATCCTGCTCACCTAGTGaataaacataaaatcattGCTTCAAAAAGTGCTTAAATGTGGTGAAAGGATGCAGTATACCTGTCACCTCCCTGCTGGGAAATCCCCCAGGCAGAAGTGAGGCACTTTCTACCTTGCAGCTTGCACGGTGGCATGAGCCCAATAAGAGTCTTACCATGATATGTGACTGCTTGAGGTAACATAGTTACAGATAAGACTAAGAACAAGGAAGAGATAAGCAACAGCGCAGAATCCTGCTAATGGCATTACTCTGGGTCATGTGACAAACATGCCAAAATAATCAAAGGTcagtatttagaaaaacaactaGGAAGCATTAGTTTCCAACAAAACTGAGAAGTTTGAATGGGTGCAAGGAGGCAGTTGGCACATCTGTGTAACTTCAGCATGGCACAGGGTGGTCCATGCCTTGGGCAGTGCCACAGGGAGGTGATGGCTGTTCTGGTGTGGCACAGCTCCTGGATATGGGAAACAGCATGGCAAGAGAAAAGACCCATTGACATACAGTATCCTTGTTCTTCAGGGACCAGCCACCTGATCTCATCTCTGGGCATTGACTTATCTTGGAGTTGCAAACAGCAGCTCACTTATTTGTGTGTAGGTACCCTGCAAATTTAGCTATTGGTGCTCCTCTGTTGCTGTCTAAGCTCTGAAGGAGCAAGGAGCAGCCTGTCGGGTCCTAGGAAATTTCCAGCCACTTTTGAGGTGATGCAGGTCACTCCTGTTTTCTCCCAGAAATGCCACAATACACCAAGTGTGCAAAGAACATCTGGTTCATCTGGGACtacacaaacaaacagcaaaggtGACCACCTTGAGCGGACCTCTGCAAGAATCCTGTCTGTAGCTTATAGTGGGGCCTAAAAATAGGCCTGCCCTTTCAAATGCCACACACAGAGGTCTTGATATGAGATACTGCATCTTCCCTAGATGACATACAAGCTATGAGAAAAGTCTTCATCTTTGGCAGGTGTTGAAGTAAATAGAATTCAAGGAGGGAAACAGAAGCCATGCCAGCACTACAGGGACATCCAAGGAAGGATGAGTCTATTGAAAttggagaaaaaataaccaaGACCCCTGAGGAATGCAGtggcagcagtgcagggctggCCAAAAGCATAAGGAAAGAGGCTGCGGCTGCATCTGTTGAAGGTGGGTGCATGGACCAATATAGTTGACAGTTAGGAAGCAGCTGACTCATTTTAGGTAGTCCTAAATGTCAGTTAGTATGTGCCTGGGGTGGGGAGCACCAGCAATTAGAAGTGCTGACGTGGTCTCCTTGCAGgctcagggcaggcaggaggcaaAGCATCGCTACCCCATGCCCTGGAGCCACTGATGGTAGCAAATGGGCGTATCAGCAGCAAATGCATATCACAAAAGTTgcttgggtgggttttttactCCATGTCTGTAGAAACTCCTTAATCCAGTCTTTGCAAGATCAGTGAGTAATGTCCTCAGCTGGGGTGTCTGCAAACATGAGCAGTAAAATACAATGCTTCAGAGCAGGAATTTCTCTGCACCAGCTTGCCCTGCCAGCAACAACTCTTCAGTACTAACCACAGTGAGAGAGAAGCAGGAGTGAAACCCctctgcaaagagcagctcaTGCAGCACTAACTGAGAGGTTACAGCCCAGAGAGTTAAACCAGCCATGGGAAAACATGGGGTGAATGAGAAAATGTGATCTGGAGCTGACAACAGTATTTTAGGATGTAGAGTCAGTCCCTAATCCCCATTAATATTTTCATCAACAAAATTAATTCCAGGGGCTCTGTGAAATCAGAGTGCAAGCCTGGAAAGGTCAGGGATCAGATATAACCTTTTGCTCAATGCCATCCCAGCTTACTCCCTGCCTGGCCACATAAGTTCAGCTCTTGTAGCTGTGGGCAAGCCAAAGGGGGTGCAACTCTGTACCACCTCATCTGTGAGGGGCAGGAAACCCAGGACATTTTAAaggttttacttttctgttaaaacaccttctgaaaaggaaataaagaaatattaggAAGGTACAAAAAGTTCATTTTCCCCGTGTGTTTTCCTGGAGTCAGAATTTTGGGTTTATACTACTTAATGAAAATAGAGTGCAATTGAGAACTGAGTGATTtcttcctgcttgctttctcatACGCTCCAAAATATTCCCAGCTGGGGAAAACAATTCGATGCTATTTTTCTCTTacttgggggggtggggggaagtgagaaaaatactttcctttgaAAGTATTAGCACTTAACATtcatctgaaaatactttttaaagcaaaagcaaactctGACAAATCAAACTGCCACTTATTTTCTCTACTCCTTATTTATTCCCAGTTTCCCTAGGAGCAAAGTTGGATgtttcatcacttttttttttttttaaacacgAATTCATTTAGAACAGCTTTAAAGCTATTTTCCAAAAGATGGGTTTCTCTCTGGGGGGAAATACCATTTGCAGTTAAACCTTACTTATCACTGGATATAAACAAAGTAGTAACAAAAAAACACATCTTGAAAAATCTAAAGCAGCCCCATGCTAATGGTGGTTTGCACCACTTGCAGCAGAGCATTGCCCAGCTTTAGTCTCTGGGATCCCTAAAAGTAAAGCAGAAAGAGACATTCCTTCAGATGGGATAGTCTAAGACAGGACTTAGGGTGGAACGAACCACTCAGGTGTCTCCAATTCTCTCTGACTAGATTTGAAGATGCTCTCCTACCTAACCCAGTTCTTGCTTTGAGACATACAAAGTCAGGTGAGAGTCATCAAGAGGCAGAGACTAAGCTAAAATCATCCCACTCATCTCACTTCCCAGAAAGATTTTAGAAGCAGTGTTTCAGaagggagatggggaagggagggaggagaccATTTCTCTCATCCTGACTCCGCACCCTGTTTTGCCATTCTCTGCCTCGATGAGAAACACTGTTAGTAAAGCCTGATTTGCTCAGAATTTTGGCATCACTTTCTGCAACCCATAGGGACCCCTCAGCCCCCGACATCGGGAGTGCTGCTAAGCTCCTTACCTGTGCCACTTCCAACTCCCAGGACATTTATAGTTGATTTTCCATTGCCGAGACTGAAATTATAAATACACATTACTTAACCACACCACGTCACACAACTTCATGTTTCAATTCTAATATCTCAGATGCGATGTTTGCCTggaaattttcatgttttgccaCATGAATTGGGATAGAAATTCAAGTATCGCTTTGGAAAGCAGCTATAACCAGCTGCATGGTGGGAGCCAGCCCCATGTTATCAAGCTTAAATATCAAAGTACAGTAGGCATCAGGACATAGTATTTCCCATCATTTGCCAGAGAGTTTCCTTCATGCAGTGGCTGGCACCATGCAAAAAGGCCTCAGGGAACCCCAGGGTGAGGGGTTCCCTTTGGGGCTAGCAGTGCTGTACCTGGCTGAGATGGGCACTGCTGGGAATGCAGGGACAAGGCGAGCTGAAGTGAAACCTTTGCACCTTCAAGAGACAAGTTTGGTTTTCCAATATTGGACATAAATACccagagaaagtaaaaaatcaGGATATCCAGGTGACTGGAAATCTCTTTTCAACATCAATCTTGATTTGAAATTGGGAGGGAAGCTCAGAATCTTCAATAATTTTTATCTTAGAAATACTACTTTtgaaaagaccaaaaaaaacccaatcatGTGGTGCATAGCAGAATATTTAATAACAGCCTGGCTTGAGGATGAATAGCCCAGACCAGAGGCGCCTCACTGCTCTGACGTGCTTTATGGCCTTGTTCTGCTCTCAGGCATGGGCTGTGCAACAGGATTGAGTTTCCCATACACAATCTCAGGAGACGCCACAGCAATGATTTAACAAGAGGGGAACAAGTAGTAAATCCTGGAGGGTGTGAGCTAGTCAAGAGCTTAGCTCTAACAAAGGCCAAGACCCTTTGACAGACCCATAACCAGCATCATAGGAAGCTGCAATGTTTTGCATCATATAAAATTcacataaataattaaattaaatttcccaacacaaattatttcccaatacaaattattttttattattattttaatgcttactttttatatatatctgatacagagaataaaaatctGACTGcctaatttttttctcaatggAGAATAGAGTTTCTGTAACAGCCAAAAATTACCCAACTTGAAAGGGCTTTCTTGTGGTTTGTATCTAGGCTGTTCTAAAACTATCTGCAGATATCCAGTCTTAATATATTACATCAATACTTCACAAAACTGATTATCATTTGGTACTTAAGCATGCAAATCGACTTAGGATAGAAATAAGGAGGTCTTAGGGGATTGAGAAAAGCAAGAATTAGTCACTAGAAgggaattagagatgtgtttCTGTTTGGGCTGATGTGTGATGAAGCCCCAAATGCAGGGAGAGAACAGAAGAGacctttcttttgaaagaaacaaataaaaacccaaaaatcttTAATCCTTGGAAAATCAGCTAATGAAAAAGATGGACATGAAAACTAGGTCTTGATTCTTTCCTTAAGATAAGCTGAGAGGCAATGCAGTGTATTAGTTGCAATAGCATGTATTCTGGAGTCATTAAACAGAATATCCttgttctggtttcagctgggatagagttaattttcttcctagcagctggtgtagtgctgtattttggatttagtctgacaacaatgctggtaacacaccgataTTTCagttgctaagtagtgcttatctttatcaaggacttttctgtttctcatgctctgccagtaaggaggggcacgagaagccaggaggaagcagagacaggacacctgacccaaactagccaaaggggtattccataccacggcacatcatgcccagtatgtaaactggggggagtttGCCTGGAGGGACTGATAGTTGCTTGGGTTGGGCagggtatcggtcagtgggtgatgagcaatttTATTGTACATCACTTGGGTTTTGGGggagttttatttctctttttgttgtctcccttttcattacattattatttttgttgttattacaattattaatattaatgttgttgctgttgttgttatCATcataatattttacttaatttcaattattaatttgttcttatctcagcccacaggttttacctttttctgattctcatccccatcccactgggacAGGGAGGtgggtgagcaagcagctgcatagTACTTAGTtcctggctgggcttaaaccatgacaatccTAAAGACCACAATTAAGGGACTTAAAAATGAATAGCATTAAAAGTTCATTCTTGCCCCAGGAAGTCCTTAAACATGTTTTCCGATCCTTGAATGCAGGTTGCCCTTCCAGGATAACATATGCCTTTCCCACCTTAGTGGAAGTGCTTCTTACCCAGACATGATGTTGGGCAATTCTTTCTTGTTGAACTCATCCATGCACTGGTGCTCTGTTGAATGATCCAAAAATGACTTGAAGGCCTCTACATACTCCTCAGCTGTGAGACTTCTCATGGAAGGGATCACATATAGCTCTtgagaaacaaatacaaattgTGTGTTAGTGCTTTCAAGGCAAGCGAAGGAAAGTAAGTTCCACTTACCTTGTGGAAGAAACCCAACACAACAGAAGCCAGAGATTTGGGAATATGGTACAGAGAACACATGGGCCAGGAGCCATTCATGCAGGTGGGCTAATGTGAACACTTTCCAACCTGTTCACACTCAggttttgaaaattattcttagATACCCTTTGCCATTGGCATATTTGTTAAGTGCCTTATTACTACAGGTCAGCCTGAGGAAAATGTCTCCAAAATGCTTAGCCAGATATGGGGTACTTGGTTTGCAGAAAGGGAGGTAACTGGAGAGTTTTTCTGAAAGAGTCAAGGCAAGAAGGTGAAGGGAATTGCAGAGTAGGTCCAAACCCAGAGGGGCCGTTGCTCACACATATGCTGGATGGTGTAACTGAAATCACCAGCTCTTGGCACACTTGCTATTAGGGATGAGGCAACACAAAACCTGCCACCTGCAGCTGAAGCAAATATAGTCAACACCGAACGCCTCATTTCTGAATCTTGCTAGCATGTGACTGCAATGCACTGCCACAGAGGTGAATTTCCGATTAGGAACTGCAGGTCATGGCCAGGAAGGACACTGgcagcaaaagcatttcataTGAATGGGCTTGTGCTTAAATGTGCGTGGTTGAGACCAAGATTTCTAGCTCTGACCAGCCGGGGCTACTCAAGGGGTTCCAAGCAATTACTGCAAAAACTCACTTTACCACTGTCTCATCCTGAGGACAGCCCTGCTCTGACCAACTGCTTGGGTCTGAGGAGCAACAGTAAGACAGGCTCATGAGAAGATGCCATGCAGCTGAGTACTAGCTCTGGGGTCTACCTCAGAGGGCTGCAGTAGGAGGGCAGTCGTAGTGCCAACCTCAATATGT
This region includes:
- the LOC115608331 gene encoding carnosine N-methyltransferase 2 isoform X1 yields the protein MDPVPEMKRNRFPSMNFEAEILTAPHDNSELYVIPSMRSLTAEEYVEAFKSFLDHSTEHQCMDEFNKKELPNIMSGLGNGKSTINVLGVGSGTGEQDLKMIRILQAAHPGVLIDNEIVEPNPQHVAAYKELVNQAPDLQNVSFSWHQLTSSEYEQQVKEKGAQKKFDFIHMIQMLYRVEDILNTIKFFHSCLNHHGKLLIIILSDSSGWATLWKKYRHCLPSTDSGHYITSNGIANILKRLGIEYCVYEFPSGWDITECFIEGDLVGGCMMDFLTGTKNFLGTAPPGLRRQLQEALCQPECSSKKDGRIIFSNNLSMIVVDS
- the LOC115608331 gene encoding carnosine N-methyltransferase 2 isoform X2, giving the protein MRSLTAEEYVEAFKSFLDHSTEHQCMDEFNKKELPNIMSGLGNGKSTINVLGVGSGTGEQDLKMIRILQAAHPGVLIDNEIVEPNPQHVAAYKELVNQAPDLQNVSFSWHQLTSSEYEQQVKEKGAQKKFDFIHMIQMLYRVEDILNTIKFFHSCLNHHGKLLIIILSDSSGWATLWKKYRHCLPSTDSGHYITSNGIANILKRLGIEYCVYEFPSGWDITECFIEGDLVGGCMMDFLTGTKNFLGTAPPGLRRQLQEALCQPECSSKKDGRIIFSNNLSMIVVDS